One window of Triticum dicoccoides isolate Atlit2015 ecotype Zavitan chromosome 5A, WEW_v2.0, whole genome shotgun sequence genomic DNA carries:
- the LOC119297333 gene encoding uncharacterized protein LOC119297333, giving the protein MAAYPTIRDDPLAEKKRKLDVWSEEEEVSSPDPSVWVHPDDYLAARRDEESAPRPVKIPTLDRFKPPTRFHIAELFSVRESGDLSSGSQAGLSAAKFLLGVSSSLVGEPLRRCSGFWVDWDADKKTGLVLTTARLIRTKDAPYSVWTGGQEYAPNADVTVHLLNGTSAKGELVYYQPHYDIAFLNVEVDQPIKLPSLCEKDVEFAQEVFQLGRDNSLNLRITYARAEYLNPTMFERHHNVYFCSPDGPDDYNNEYDNGGLVIDLNGKVVGMVNDPERFGSFIPSSILLNCLDSWKKYRYIGRPHLGMRFEAIKLLEPSHVDMLCRMYNIDDGLVVREVSKGSNGEICGIQKGDLIECIKGKCISTTIQLENLLMSICKGPSDSKNGRNTEVHISVGLFQTLKKCRRTVELTATVSDLGEVIARGSKTIS; this is encoded by the exons ATGGCGGCTTATCCGACCATACGAGACGATCCCTTGGCGGAGAAAAAGAGGAAGTTGGATGTGtggagcgaggaggaagaggtcTCGTCGCCCGATCCGTCCGTGTGGGTTCACCCTGATGACTACTTGGCGGCCAGACGCGACGAAGAATCAG CTCCCCGCCCTGTGAAAATCCCCACGCTCGATCGCTTCAAGCCCCCGACTCGGTTTCACATTGCCGAGCTCTTCTCCGTCCGTGAATCCGGT GATCTATCATCCGGAAGCCAGGCCGGGCTCTCCGCTGCCAAATTCCTTCTAGGGGTTTCATCCTCCCTTG TTGGTGAACCGCTGAGACGCTGCTCCGGCTTTTGGGTCGATTGGGATGCAGACAAGAAAACCGGCCTTGTTTTGACAACTGCGCGGCTGATTCGCACAAAGGACGCTCCTTACAGCGTCTGGACAGGCGGCCAAGAGTATGCCCCTAATGCTGAT GTCACTGTTCATTTGCTAAATGGCACTAGTGCAAAGGGCGAGCTGGTCTACTATCAGCCCCATTACGATATCGCTTTCTTGAATGTTGAGGTTGATCAACCAATCAAGTTACCATCTCTTTGTGAAAAAGATGTAGAATTTGCTCAAGAGGTTTTTCAGCTAGGAAGAGACAATTCCTTAAATCTAAGGATAACATATGCTAGGGCAGAATATCTGAATCCAACCATGTTTGAGCGGCACCACAACGTGTACTTTTGTTCTCCAGATGGCCCTGATGATTATAATAATGAG TACGACAATGGGGGGTTAGTTATTGACTTGAATGGAAAAGTTGTTGGAATGGTCAACGACCCTGAGAGATTTGGGTCTTTTATACCTTCTTCCATTTTGCTCAATTGTTTGGATTCATGGAAGAAATATCG GTACATTGGTCGGCCTCATCTTGGGATGAGGTTTGAGGCCATCAAGCTTCTAGAGCCTTCTCATGTTGACATGTTATGTCGTATGTATAACATTGATGACGGTCTTGTTGTTAGAGAG GTGTCGAAAGGATCTAATGGTGAGATATGTGGAATTCAAAAAGGTGATCTTATTGAATGTATTAAGGGAAAATGCATTTCTACCACAATTCAG TTGGAAAATCTGTTGATGAGCATATGCAAAGGCCCTTCAGATAGTAAAAATGGCCGTAATACTGAAGTTCATATTTCT GTTGGGTTATTTCAAACACTCAAAAAATGCCGAAGGACCGTAGAGTTGACTGCAACTGTATCAGACCTTGGAGAAGTTATTGCAAGAG GTTCAAAAACAATCTCCTAA
- the LOC119298751 gene encoding uncharacterized protein LOC119298751, with translation MMAEEDVDWTQVFDRVKGSIFSIQFAPKQDQLEELKILADEVKTVKDKESRYDKVRNGHSSTGFAYYSRPTGLLIMTSAHGLSHLFNASRPLTRETLDMMDITVLCDHQEETIQEARLVNAVRKYGTATVAGVDSGEDTIVLSVENSSLKNYSDDGVCAQAHPTLEISAKTPINHRQCMMVSWPSNMPRMVSIGTTVSSRGIDMPDPLGYNMNVLEVDMRTAESSSGAPLFNSNGEVIGILQGRLSRTRSIFVAVSHLHGWVQAAHGA, from the coding sequence ATGATGGCGGAAGAGGACGTTGACTGGACACAGGTGTTTGATCGGGTCAAAGGTTCAATCTTTTCCATCCAGTTTGCTCCGAAACAAGACCAGCTCGAAGAACTCAAAATCCTGGCTGATGAGGTCAAGACAGTAAAAGATAAAGAATCGCGGTACGACAAGGTCAGGAATGGGCATTCTtctactggttttgcctactattcTAGACCAACCGGACTGCTAATCATGACAAGTGCACACGGTTTGAGCCATCTCTTCAATGCGTCTCGACCTTTGACACGAGAGACACTGGATATGATGGACATTACTGTCTTATGTGATCACCAGGAAGAAACTATTCAGGAAGCTAGGTTGGTTAATGCTGTCAGGAAGTACGGCACTGCAACAGTAGCTGGGGTTGATTCAGGTGAAGATACAATTGTTCTGAGTGTTGAGAACAGCAGCCTCAAGAATTACTCAGACGATGGCGTATGCGCCCAAGCACACCCTACCCTTGAGATCTCTGCCAAAACTCCAATAAATCATAGGCAGTGCATGATGGTGTCTTGGCCGTCCAATATGCCTAGAATGGTCTCTATAGGTACAACTGTTTCTTCAAGGGGGATTGACATGCCCGATCCTTTGGGGTACAACATGAATGTATTGGAAGTCGACATGAGAACTGCTGAGAGCTCGTCCGGGGCGCCACTGTTCAACTCAAACGGCGAGGTCATTGGTATTCTGCAAGGGAGACTGAGTCGGACCCGCTCGATCTTCGTGGCGGTGTCACATCTGCATGGATGGGTCCAAGCAGCTCATGGCGCATGA
- the LOC119297334 gene encoding uncharacterized protein LOC119297334 — translation MAAYGSTRDGPLEKKRKKVVVWSEEEDVSTPDPFAWVYPGSYYLAAKKMEQARRDEESAPRPVNIPTLDDFKPPTRFHTAQLFSVRESGSQAVLSAAKFLLGVSSSLDGEPLRRCSGFWVDWDEGNKTGLVLTTARLIRTKDAPDNVSSGGEQYAPRADVTVHLLNGTSAKGELVYYQPHYDIAFLNVKVDQPFKLPSLREKDVKFAEEVFQLGRDNSLNLRITYARAKYMNPTMFERHHNMYFHSLDGHYYDNEYDNGGLVIDLNGKVAGMVNNPEGFGSFIPSSILLNCLDSWKKYRYIPRPHLGMTFKAVKLLQPAHVDMLWRMCNIDDGLVVQEVSKGSDAEILGIQEGDLIECMNGKCISTTIELENTLMSLCKGLSDSQNGHNAEVCISASQRNQPRYVPDSNALWTAYFERRHEEQIALTNGAEPAAATTSRGGADGGAFQAAPSRPSSSTSRLTTRRAWSTRRPPPLAAAANGDRDNIVFGLWLSVRRLAGASPCQAEATRDVTGRRTRGGALVISEGGRPSPSSYCLIRPKTKLGLLPVKKMHEAMAAADETALKWAKADYVREQMECQRRAFEEIVAQRRGREEGGVVVLDSDDEDAPGPSNPPRIG, via the exons ATGGCGGCTTATGGAAGCACACGAGACGGTCCcttggagaagaagaggaagaaggtggTTGTGTGGAGCGAAGAGGAAGATGTCTCGACGCCTGATCCGTTCGCGTGGGTTTATCCTGGCTCCTACTACTTGGCGGCCAAGAAGATGGAACAGGCCAGACGCGATGAAGAATCAG CTCCCCGCCCTGTGAACATCCCCACGCTCGATGACTTCAAACCACCGACCAGGTTTCACACTGCCCAGCTCTTCTCCGTCCGTGAATCTGGAAGCCAGGCCGTGCTCTCCGCTGCCAAATTTCTCCTAGGGGTTTCATCCTCTCTTG ATGGTGAACCGCTGAGACGCTGCTCCGGCTTCTGGGTCGATTGGGATGAGGGGAACAAAACCGGCCTTGTTTTGACAACTGCGCGgctcattcgcacaaaggatgctcCTGACAACGTCTCGTCAGGCGGCGAACAGTATGCCCCTCGTGCTGAT GTCACTGTTCATTTGTTAAATGGCACTAGTGCAAAGGGCGAGCTGGTCTACTATCAGCCCCATTACGATATCGCTTTCTTGAATGTTAAGGTGGATCAACCATTCAAGTTACCATCTCTTCGTGAAAAAGATGTAAAATTTGCTGAAGAGGTTTTTCAGCTCGGAAGAGACAATTCCTTAAATCTAAGGATAACATATGCTAGGGCAAAGTATATGAATCCAACCATGTTTGAGCGGCACCACAACATGTACTTTCATTCTCTAGATGGCCATTACTATGATAATGAG TATGACAACGGGGGGCTAGTTATTGACTTGAATGGAAAAGTTGCCGGAATGGTCAACAACCCTGAGGGATTTGGGTCTTTTATACCTTCTTCCATCTTGCTCAATTGTTTGGATTCATGGAAGAAATATCG GTACATCCCTCGGCCCCATCTTGGGATGACATTTAAGGCCGTCAAGCTTCTACAGCCTGCTCATGTTGACATGTTATGGCGCATGTGTAACATTGATGATGGTCTTGTTGTTCAGGAG GTGTCGAAAGGATCTGATGCTGAGATACTCGGAATCCAAGAAGGTGATCTTATTGAATGTATGAATGGAAAATGCATTTCTACCACAATTGAG TTGGAAAATACGTTGATGAGCCTATGTAAAGGCCTTTCAGACAGTCAAAATGGCCATAATGCTGAAGTTTGTATTTCT GCGTCGCAGCGGAACCAACCGCGGTACGTCCCCGATAGCAACGCGCTGTGGACGGCGTACTTCGAGCGGCGCCACGAGGAGCAGATCGCCCTCACCAACGGTGCCGAGCCCGCGGCTGCCACAACTTCGAGGGGAGGCGCCGATGGTGGGGCGTTCCAGGCCGCACCCTCGAGGCCGTCCTCGAGCACATCGAGGCTGACAACACGCCGCGCTTGGAGTACCCGGCGCCCCCCTCCTCTCGCCGCCGCGGCGAATGGAGACAGGGACAACATCGTCTTTGGGCTCTGGCTCTCTGTCCGCCGGCTCGCCGGCGCTTCGCCTTGTCAAGCCGAAGCCACAAGAGACGTCACTGGGCGCCGCACTCGCGGCGGCGCCCTTGTCATCAGCGAGGGAGGCCGCCCCTCTCCTTCTTCCTACTGCCTCATCCGACCGAAGACCAAGCTGGGTTTGCTCCCCGTGAAGAAGATGCACGAGGCcatggccgccgccgacgagacCGCCCTCAAGTGGGCGAAGGCGGACTACGTCCGCGAGCAGATGGAGTGCCAGCGTCGGGCCTTCGAGGAGATCGTCGCTCAGCGCCGCGGACGCGAGGAGGGCGGCGTGGTCGTCCTTGatagcgacgacgaggatgcgCCCGGGCCGTCCAACCCCCCGCGCAttggctag